CTGGCACATGTCGGCGTGGCAGTGGATGAATGTCTACGGGCAGCGGCCGATTGAGGAGACGTTGTCCGCGCTCATCTTCGACAACCTCTTCGGTCGCTTCCCGGGTCTGAACGTTCTTGTCGCCGAGCACGGGGCGGAATGGGTGCCGTTCTTCACCAGACACATGGACAAGAGTCGGGGGATGGGCCGCAACGGTCCTTGGATCGGCGGGAAGCTGACAGAGCGGCCGTCGACGATCTTCCGCCGCCACGTCCGTGTGGTGCCGTACCCGGAGGATGACATTCCGGCGATCGTCGCGAGTATGGGTTACGACGACTGCCTGGTGATGGGTTCGGACTACCCGCACGCCGAAGGCATGGCCGAGCCGGCGGACTTTGTGAAGCTGCTGGATCCCTTGGATGACGCGAGTAAGCGGCGGATCATGCGTGACAACGCCGAACAGCTGCTTTTCCGGAGCTGATGGCGGGATGGCCGGCGAGAACTCACCTGATGTCGACCTCGATCTGCTCAGGGTGTCGGCCCGGGAGTTTCTTGCTGAACGGGAGGAGACGGGCTCCGTCGAGGATCTCGCGGCGATGGATTGGACTGGGCTGCTCGTTGACGAGGATCTGGGTGGTGCCGGATGGCGTCCGGTCGAGACATGTGTCCTGGCCGAGGAGCTCGGGCGAGCGCGGGACGCGTCGGCGTGGTTGGGAACCACGGTGGCCGCGGCCGCCCTTGCCTCGGCCCGTGACGACGTCCGGAAAGACTGGCTAGCCGATCTGCTTGCCGGCACAGCGACAGCGGGTCTCGCGGTGGAATCCGACTGTGCCCGGGTGATCCTCGGCGATTCAGTCGACATCGTTGTCCTTCTAGGTTGCAGCGGGATTCAGTTGTTCCGCGACCTGGACTCGGCGCGGCCCTATCCGGACGGCGACCTGCTGGACGTCACAAGACCGGTGTGGCGCGTTGATCTGGCGAGCATCTCGGGTGTCTCGATCGGCTCGTCCGACCGCGCGGAAAAGCTGCTAGCCGTGGCTCGGCTGCTGGTTTCTGCCGACTCCGTCGGCGCCGTATCCATGACCCTGGAACGGCTCACGGCCTACCTCAGAAAGCGGGTGGCTTTCGGGGTGCCTATCGCAAGTTTCCAGGCAATCCAGCACCGGCTGGTCGATCTGTTGGTTTTCGAGGTGAAAGCGCGCGCCGTGATCATGAGGGCGGCTCGCGCAATCGTCGCCGGCGACAAAAGGGCTACTGCACTTACAGCCGCGGCGCACGCGTTCGTAGCAGCGAAAGCCACGGCAGCAGTGGACGAGTGCATGCAACTGTCCGGCGGTATCGGATTCACCTGGGAGTATCCGCTGCACTACGAACTGCGTCGGGTCTATACCAACGCCCAGCTGTTGGGAACCGCGCGATCAAGTCGAGGGTTGCTGGCGGAGGTGTCGGGTTGGTGAACGCCGTCCGACTTCGGCCCGCGCGGGGGCAGCTGACCGACTTCAGAAACCGGGTTCGGGCGCACATCGCGGAACACGCACCGCCGCTGGAAGCGCGCGAAGGGCACCGCGCGCCGGAGACCACTGAACAGGAAGTCTTGCTGCGCAAGTGGTTTGCCAGCCTGTACGACGCCGGCCTGGTCGGGGCGGACTGGCCAGTCGAGTACGGCGGCCGCAGCGACCACCATCCACTGCACGACCGGATCGTTAGCGAGGAGATCCTGCGCGCCCGAGCACCGCGGCCCGTCGACCAAGTCAACCTGGCCGCACACGTCTTGTTACACTTCGGTTCCGAGCAACAAAAGCAAGCGCTGCTGCCACCGATCCGTCGAAGCGAGCACATCTGGTGCCAACTGCTCAGCGAACCCGACGCTGGTAGCGATATTGCGGGGGTGCGCAGCCGTGGGACCCAACAAGAGGGCGGTGCCTGGGTTATCGACGGGCAGAAGACTTGGATTACCGACGCGCACTGGGCTGACATGGGGCTTGCTCTGATCCGCACCGACCCGGCGTCATCGCGCCATGACGGCCTATCGGTATTCGTCATCCCGCTTTCGGCGGACGGTGTCGAGATCCGGCCCATTCGGACTATTGGCGATGCGGTTGAGGTCAACGAGGTCTTCCTGGACGCTGTCACGCTGTCTCCGGAGAGTCTGGTCGGGGAAGCGGGCCAGGGCTGGTCGATCATCATGGCCGGGCTCGACTTCGAGCGATTCGGCATAGGTGCCAATGTGATATTGCTGGAATTGCTGCTCGAGGATTTGGTGACCCTGGCCCGCGCCGGCCGGATCGACGGAACGGTTGCCGTCGACCACGACGATGTCCGCCAGAGCGTTGCGGAGCTGGCTGTGGAAGTTGAAGTGGCCAAGGCATTTATCGACGATCACGTGGAGCGGATGATTTCCGGTGCCGATCAGATCGGCGATGGGTCGATTGCCAAGCTGAGTTTTTCCGAGACTTACCATAGAGTTTCGGCATACGGCACCGACTTGGCTGCTGCCGTCATCATCGGCAGCGAGGATTCCGCGGTGCGGGAGGCCAAAGAACGATTGCGTGAAAGTTGGCTGTGGTCGCGCGCCTACACCATATCGGGTGGCAGCTCGGAGATGATGCGCAACATTCTCGCCAAGCGACGGCTGCGCCTGCCGAGCCGATGACAGCACCGCACCCCCCTCGGACCTACTGGTCTCTCGTAGAGTCCGCAGCCCAAACACGCCCCGACTCGGTAGTACTCAGCGACGACTACGGGCGGAACCTGACTTGCGCGCAACTGCGTCAGTCCGCGCTTACTTGCGCGGCAGCACTGGCTGAGCGGGGAATCGGCGCCGGCTCCACGGTCTCCTGGCAACTGCCGACCAGGCTGGAGACGATGGTCGTCATGGTGGCGCTGACGCGCTTGGGCGCGGTGCAAAACCCGGTGTTGCCGATCTGGAGAGAGAGTGAACTGCGCTTTGTTACAGCACAACTCGCGACCGAATTCCTGATCGTGCCGGGTATGTGGCGCAACTTCGACCACTCGGCGCTTGCGCACCGGCTCGCGAATCAGCGGCCGATGTCGGTCATTGTGATCGACCACTCCACTCCGATTGCCGACGAACTTCAACTGCCGGCTGGCGATCCTGTGAGGCTGCCGGCACCACCGAGCGCCGGCGAGGACCCGCGCTGGATTTACTACTCGTCAGGCACCACGGCCGCGCCGAAAGGAGCGCGACACTGCGACCGTTCGGTGATTGCAGGCTCGGCCGGTGTCGTCGGGATCGTGGGTGCGTCGAGCAACGACGTCAACCCGATCGCGTTTCCTGTCTCGCACATCGGGGGGGCCGCGATGCTCGCCGCGGCCCTACTCACTGGCATGAGGCTGGTGCTGTTCGACACCTTCGATCCCGCTGAGACCCCCTTCGCCATCGCCGCACACCGTCCCACGCTGTTGGGTAGTGCCACTCCATTCTTCGTCGCCTTCCTGGCGGCACAGCGCAAACATGGTCAGCAACCCCTCTACCCTGATCTGCGGGGCTGCGTCGGAGGTGGTGCGCCCATCACCGCCGAGCTCGGGCGACAACTGCGCGAGACATTTTCGGTCAACGGCGCTGCCAATTCCTGGGGCTTGACCGAGTTTCCGGTAGCGACATCCCAGACGCCTGAAGCTTCTCCCGAACTTGCCGACCGAACCGTCGGACCACCGGTGACAGGGGTGTCTGTCCGAGTCGTCGACGAGGCGGGACGCGAGGTGGGTGTCGGTGTGGAGGGGGAGCTTCGGCTCAAGGGACCGCAGTGCTTCCTCGGCTATGTCGATGCGTCGCTGGATGCCGACGCCTTCGACGTGGATGGCTGGTTTCGCACCGGTGACTGCGGGCTGGTCGAGTCCAATGGGCACGTGATCGTCACCGGACGCATCAAGGACGCCATCATCCGAAATGCGGAGAACATCTCCGCACTGGAGATCGAGGGTGTGTTGGCCACCCACCCCGCCGTCGCTGATGTCGCGGTCATCGGCGTGCCGGATCCCCTTACCGGGGAACGTGTTTGTGCCGTCGTGGTTGCGCGTCCGGCCGCGGCAGTGACATTGCCGTCGGTGCTCGAACACTGTCAAGCTCAAGGGCTGAGTAAACACAAGATTCCGGAGCGACTCGAAGTCGTGGATGCGCTGCCGCGCAACCTCACTGGCAAGGTCCTCAAGACTGAACTACGAGCCCGGTTTGGGACAGTGAACACCTAACGCAATTAACGCATTGTGCGAATCACTATTCGCAGGCCAACAGTTACTGTAATCGCTGACCTACGCAAGATTGACGTGCAACCGGTGGCGTCGAGCCCATTCGCCGGTTCACTCGGGTGCCGAGGCCGTAACGTCACGCAAGCGGTCAATCATTGTCAATGGCACGCTATTGGCATCGTTTCTACGACAGGAGCGGGCTAGGAATGCGGGGCGGGAATTGCTTTGGCCTGCCGCGCGATTCGCGCATCGTGGATCTTGACCAGTTGGCGAAAGCCGATTCGGTCGTAGCGCGGATGAGGCTGGATTCCCCAGTCGTCTCGTGCGGTGTGCTGTCCTGCCGCCTCGGGAGCACCGCCAAACGGCGGGCCGCCGATCGGGTAGGGCTGCCTGCACTCAAGGGTGTCGTTAGAGTACCGGACTTTGAGGAGCTCGCTGCAGATCTCGGTTAGGGACAGCGTGGGCCATCCATACCACACGGCAATTGCCGGTACCGTGAGGGAACCCTCGATAACTAGACCGAAGAGGCAGATGAACAGTCCTCGCTTGAGCCACTTGTGCATTCGCGCCCAGGCTGGGGCAGTGCCAAGAGGCAGTGACTCGGTTGTTTCGCCGGCATCAACCGTTGACTCGGACACGGTGATCCTTCCTGGGTCTGCTAGTCGGAAAAGATTTCGCGGTTGACGGTGTGCAAGTACGGGATCGACAAGAAAGGTGTGATGTAGAAGACGTTGTAGGCCCACCAGGCGATTACCGGGAGTCCCACCGCCGCATACCGGACGTCGGCATACAACGTCATGTTGAAGATGTAGCCGGTCCACACCACTACGCCGAACCAGCAAGTGACGATCATCCACTGGTGCCCCCAGCGTTTCATTTGCAGGAAGCCGATTGCTGCGGCCATGCGCATGGGAAACGCGATCAGCACGCAAACGAGCACCCAAGCCTTCTCGCCTGGAGCGGATGCACCGCCGATCCAGAGTTCGTTGTAGTGCCAGAAATATCCGGCGTCCATTAGGTTGCCCCACGCTGTGAATACGGTGCGCGTTATCAGCGCGTGGTTCGCGAACAGGTCGAGCGCCCAGCCAATGCTGTTCAGGGCGGCGTCCAAGATGATGACATAGCCGATCAGCGTGACCATCAGCGGTCGGACTGACAAGCCCGCGCGTTGCGCGTTGCGCAACAGATACAAGCCGCGCAGGAACAAGGGTAGTCCAATGGCCCCCAGCACTAGAGTGCCCATCAGACCTGTCCCAGCGATTAGCCAGCGATCGGCTTTCCACTGCGCCATCCGGCTCTGATCTTCGTGTTCGTCCAAACGCGATGCCGCGGAGGATGATTTACCGCTCCGGCGGTTCGTCGCGACGGAGGGCAGTCGCATCGGCCTACCAATCCCTGGTCAGCAGCATCGAGAGTTGGATGAGAAACATCGTCAGCAGCAGGCCGTATATCCAGACCTGGAACACGATGAGCGCGCGTCTACGCCGGCGGTCCTGTTCGTCCATGACACGGTGTCCTCAATTTCTCGATATCGGTAGGGCCTCGGAGTGCGGCAGTCGTTATGTGATTCGCGCAGAACGACTGTGGGTGAAGTGCGCGAGCTTGGACGGCGCGCGCCAACCGCAGGCGTGCCATGGGAGGCTCTTGTGCGAGCTGTCCCGATGGGGGTATCGCGCATTCCTCATTCAGAAGGTTCCGATGTTCGACAGCATCCAGTAGAAAAATGCGACCAAACCGCACATCACACCCCAGGTCACGGCCAGCCGAATCAATTCCTGCAGCACGTCGGCACGATAACACTAATTATCGGAAAATGAGAACTATGATTATCGCGATGGCGATCAAGCATCCGCCAAAGCGGCCAGTTCGCGTTTAACCACCTTGCCGACGTCGTTGCGCGGCAACTGCTCAACGAACACCACACGGACAGGCACGCGATAGGGTGTCAGGCGCTCGCGGCACCACGCGATCAATCCGTCCTCGGATGGCCCGCTGTCGGTGCACGCTACAAAGGCCCATGGGACTTCGCCCAGGCGTTCGTCGGGAATGCCGACAACCGCCGCCTCGCGGACGCCGTCGGCGCTGAGCAGGACGTCTTCGACCGTTCCCGGGAAGACCTTGAGCCCGCCGCGGTTGATCATGTCCGACACCCGGCCGTCGAGCCACAGGAAGCCGTCGTCGTCGAACCATCCGAGGTCGCCAGTATGAAACCAGCCGTCATCGGTTAGCCGGTCTAGAAAGGCCGGATCGACCTTGCGTGCGGCGGTAGTCGGCGTGCGAACGACCACCTCGTCGTCGGCGATGGCGACGTCGATGCCGGGGAGGGGACGTCCGACTGATCCGAGTTTGGCTTCACCCCATTCCCGGGCATCGGCGGCTGACCAGCCCACCACCTCGCCGCCGAGTTCGGTCTGACCATAGGAGTTCAGCACAATTACCCCAAACTTTTCCCGGAAGCGGAATGCGTGAACGGGAGACAGGGGAGCGGTGATCGACCGCACGATCTTAAGCGGAGTCAGGTCCGTGACCGCGTCGTCGTGCAGGACCATGGTTAGCGCCGCGGGCGGCAGCACGGTGGAGCGCAGTTGGTGCCGGTCGACCAGTGCGGCGAAGTCGGTCGGGGAAAAGTGATCCATCAGCACGACACCTGAGCCCGCCCGGAACGCGAACAGGACCTGGTAGATGCCTGCCCACAAGGACAGTGACAGCGGCACCAAATTCGGCATCGG
The nucleotide sequence above comes from Mycobacterium vicinigordonae. Encoded proteins:
- a CDS encoding acyl-CoA dehydrogenase, with the translated sequence MAGENSPDVDLDLLRVSAREFLAEREETGSVEDLAAMDWTGLLVDEDLGGAGWRPVETCVLAEELGRARDASAWLGTTVAAAALASARDDVRKDWLADLLAGTATAGLAVESDCARVILGDSVDIVVLLGCSGIQLFRDLDSARPYPDGDLLDVTRPVWRVDLASISGVSIGSSDRAEKLLAVARLLVSADSVGAVSMTLERLTAYLRKRVAFGVPIASFQAIQHRLVDLLVFEVKARAVIMRAARAIVAGDKRATALTAAAHAFVAAKATAAVDECMQLSGGIGFTWEYPLHYELRRVYTNAQLLGTARSSRGLLAEVSGW
- a CDS encoding acyl-CoA dehydrogenase family protein gives rise to the protein MNAVRLRPARGQLTDFRNRVRAHIAEHAPPLEAREGHRAPETTEQEVLLRKWFASLYDAGLVGADWPVEYGGRSDHHPLHDRIVSEEILRARAPRPVDQVNLAAHVLLHFGSEQQKQALLPPIRRSEHIWCQLLSEPDAGSDIAGVRSRGTQQEGGAWVIDGQKTWITDAHWADMGLALIRTDPASSRHDGLSVFVIPLSADGVEIRPIRTIGDAVEVNEVFLDAVTLSPESLVGEAGQGWSIIMAGLDFERFGIGANVILLELLLEDLVTLARAGRIDGTVAVDHDDVRQSVAELAVEVEVAKAFIDDHVERMISGADQIGDGSIAKLSFSETYHRVSAYGTDLAAAVIIGSEDSAVREAKERLRESWLWSRAYTISGGSSEMMRNILAKRRLRLPSR
- a CDS encoding class I adenylate-forming enzyme family protein gives rise to the protein MTAPHPPRTYWSLVESAAQTRPDSVVLSDDYGRNLTCAQLRQSALTCAAALAERGIGAGSTVSWQLPTRLETMVVMVALTRLGAVQNPVLPIWRESELRFVTAQLATEFLIVPGMWRNFDHSALAHRLANQRPMSVIVIDHSTPIADELQLPAGDPVRLPAPPSAGEDPRWIYYSSGTTAAPKGARHCDRSVIAGSAGVVGIVGASSNDVNPIAFPVSHIGGAAMLAAALLTGMRLVLFDTFDPAETPFAIAAHRPTLLGSATPFFVAFLAAQRKHGQQPLYPDLRGCVGGGAPITAELGRQLRETFSVNGAANSWGLTEFPVATSQTPEASPELADRTVGPPVTGVSVRVVDEAGREVGVGVEGELRLKGPQCFLGYVDASLDADAFDVDGWFRTGDCGLVESNGHVIVTGRIKDAIIRNAENISALEIEGVLATHPAVADVAVIGVPDPLTGERVCAVVVARPAAAVTLPSVLEHCQAQGLSKHKIPERLEVVDALPRNLTGKVLKTELRARFGTVNT
- a CDS encoding class I adenylate-forming enzyme family protein, whose product is MSLAGLLHGLPDIAVHMLCAEVSRDELVASANQLGMLLAESGVATGQVVAAMLPNDATTVAGLFGTWRAAGVYTPLNPRAADAELVSQIGILQPVAIVTTPALAERFSSFGLPVITGDSLRWTTATLAAHDPDARRYDAAYDEDVALLQFTSGTTGPPKPVPLRHTTVLDLIDRLLDKLRGSNPASDRPKRLPMPNLVPLSLSLWAGIYQVLFAFRAGSGVVLMDHFSPTDFAALVDRHQLRSTVLPPAALTMVLHDDAVTDLTPLKIVRSITAPLSPVHAFRFREKFGVIVLNSYGQTELGGEVVGWSAADAREWGEAKLGSVGRPLPGIDVAIADDEVVVRTPTTAARKVDPAFLDRLTDDGWFHTGDLGWFDDDGFLWLDGRVSDMINRGGLKVFPGTVEDVLLSADGVREAAVVGIPDERLGEVPWAFVACTDSGPSEDGLIAWCRERLTPYRVPVRVVFVEQLPRNDVGKVVKRELAALADA